The following proteins come from a genomic window of Yinghuangia sp. ASG 101:
- a CDS encoding SseB family protein, whose product MDFSGKSIPDPGFSGDDGSADVALTSALTSGAAVGEVLAALAPARLLVPVVAILGELEDTAPGELRREKSSDMAVPTITGPGGRKALPAFTSTDALARWRPDARPVPVDARRAALAAYSEGADTLLLDLAGPVAYEVTGPALRALAEGREHVAPHADPRVRGLVRDAVATEPLVSAAYLAEGTDTDLRLTLAADAAQDEVVAAARRIAARLADADALKGRLARGLDLALLPPGAPAPGEPLYTRRPGS is encoded by the coding sequence GTGGACTTCAGCGGCAAGAGCATCCCGGACCCCGGCTTTTCCGGCGACGACGGTTCCGCCGACGTCGCCCTCACCTCGGCTCTCACGTCCGGCGCGGCGGTCGGGGAGGTTCTGGCCGCGCTCGCGCCCGCGCGGCTGCTGGTGCCGGTCGTCGCGATCCTGGGCGAGCTGGAGGACACCGCCCCGGGCGAGCTGCGGCGCGAGAAGTCCAGCGACATGGCCGTTCCGACCATCACCGGCCCGGGTGGGCGCAAGGCACTGCCGGCGTTCACCTCCACCGACGCCCTCGCGCGCTGGCGTCCCGACGCGCGCCCGGTACCGGTCGACGCGCGGCGCGCGGCACTCGCCGCCTACTCCGAGGGCGCCGACACGCTGCTGCTCGACCTCGCGGGACCGGTCGCGTACGAGGTCACCGGTCCCGCGCTGCGCGCCCTCGCGGAGGGCCGGGAGCACGTCGCCCCGCACGCGGACCCGCGGGTACGCGGTCTCGTGCGCGACGCCGTCGCGACCGAGCCCCTGGTGAGCGCGGCCTACCTGGCCGAAGGCACGGACACCGATCTGCGGCTCACCCTGGCCGCAGACGCCGCCCAGGACGAGGTCGTGGCCGCGGCCCGGCGGATCGCCGCACGCCTCGCCGACGCGGACGCGCTGAAGGGCCGCCTGGCCCGGGGGCTCGACCTGGCCCTGCTCCCCCCGGGCGCGCCGGCGCCCGGCGAGCCTTTGTACACACGGCGGCCCGGCTCCTGA
- a CDS encoding DUF1844 domain-containing protein yields MTRDLADVSAMEVITTLAVHLMSASAVKLGLAENGEEHKDLDEARKLITALAGLVTAGAPELGSQHAGPLRDGLRSLQLAFREASLVPDDPGKGPGEKFTGPVYG; encoded by the coding sequence ATGACCCGCGACCTCGCCGACGTCTCCGCGATGGAGGTGATCACCACCCTCGCCGTGCACCTGATGAGCGCGTCCGCCGTGAAACTCGGCCTCGCGGAGAACGGCGAGGAGCACAAGGACCTCGACGAGGCCCGCAAGCTGATCACCGCCCTGGCCGGCCTGGTCACCGCGGGCGCCCCCGAACTCGGCTCCCAGCACGCGGGGCCGCTCCGCGACGGCCTGCGGTCGCTGCAACTCGCCTTCCGCGAGGCGTCGCTGGTCCCCGACGACCCGGGCAAGGGCCCCGGCGAGAAGTTCACCGGACCGGTCTACGGCTGA